A genomic segment from Amycolatopsis camponoti encodes:
- a CDS encoding STAS domain-containing protein, whose translation MDEGDAAVLRISHRRTGAAHVIEVAGEIDAGTAPALRRELAQEKVDTTAARLVVVDLSEVGFIDSAGLTILAGLHRRGRERGVSVKVVTRQYAVRRALNITGLDELIPVVADLAEALPAE comes from the coding sequence GTGGACGAGGGCGACGCGGCCGTCCTGCGCATCTCCCACCGGCGGACCGGCGCGGCCCACGTGATCGAGGTCGCGGGCGAGATCGACGCGGGCACGGCTCCCGCGCTCCGCCGGGAGCTCGCCCAGGAGAAGGTGGACACGACGGCGGCCCGGCTCGTCGTCGTCGACCTGAGCGAGGTCGGGTTCATCGACTCCGCGGGGCTGACCATCCTCGCCGGGCTGCACCGCCGCGGCCGGGAACGCGGCGTGAGCGTCAAGGTCGTCACCCGCCAGTACGCCGTCAGGCGGGCGCTGAACATCACCGGCCTCGACGAGCTCATCCCCGTCGTCGCCGACCTGGCCGAAGCGCTGCCCGCCGAATGA
- a CDS encoding ATP-binding protein, with amino-acid sequence MTGHPAGGDPARFDLRGTGSADLARVRRWAARQLGDLDEPHREDVLLVLNEIVQNAYEHAGGARRLELTRHAGPCEVTIGVEDGSPTPPRLRASAGTGFGGRGLYLVDRLTTAWGSHDDLPSAGKTVWATVSCALAHQEPCR; translated from the coding sequence ATGACCGGCCATCCCGCCGGCGGCGACCCCGCGCGGTTCGACCTCCGCGGCACGGGCTCGGCCGACCTCGCGAGGGTCCGCCGCTGGGCGGCCCGGCAGCTGGGCGACCTGGACGAGCCGCACCGCGAAGACGTGCTGCTGGTGCTGAACGAGATCGTCCAGAACGCCTACGAGCACGCCGGGGGCGCCCGCCGGCTCGAGTTGACGCGCCACGCGGGCCCGTGCGAGGTGACGATCGGGGTCGAGGACGGCTCCCCGACCCCGCCGAGGCTCCGGGCGTCCGCGGGCACCGGCTTCGGCGGCCGCGGCCTGTACCTCGTCGACCGGCTGACGACGGCCTGGGGTTCGCACGACGACCTGCCGTCAGCCGGGAAGACCGTGTGGGCCACGGTTTCCTGCGCCCTGGCCCACCAGGAACCCTGCCGCTGA
- a CDS encoding alcohol dehydrogenase catalytic domain-containing protein gives MSYRAFEVTGTRRFTLVERELRDPLPGEVRLRVDACGVCHSDTLAVEGLRADPAVPVVPGHELVGVVDAVGPGVTAWAAGDRVGVGYLNGHCGQCENCRRGDFVNCTDQAWTGTTTDGGYAEVAYARATGIVRIPDGTQALDVAPLLCAGLTVYRALLTADARPGALVAVQGIGGLGHLGVQYAKTLGYRVAAIARGAGKAELAAELGADEYIDSTAADPGEALTRLGGAAAIIATAASGASMSPLVAGLGTRGRLLVVGAAPDPIEVRTPALIFGTRSVTGALTGTSIENEDSLRLAHDRGIRSRNEIMPLSEAPKAYERMMSGDARFRVVLDTHA, from the coding sequence ATGTCCTACCGAGCGTTCGAAGTGACCGGGACGCGCCGGTTCACCCTGGTCGAGCGCGAACTCCGCGACCCGCTGCCGGGCGAAGTGCGCCTGCGGGTCGACGCCTGCGGGGTCTGCCACAGCGACACCCTCGCCGTCGAAGGGCTGCGCGCCGACCCGGCGGTTCCGGTCGTGCCCGGCCACGAGCTCGTCGGCGTGGTCGACGCGGTCGGGCCGGGCGTGACCGCGTGGGCGGCCGGCGACCGGGTCGGCGTCGGCTACCTCAACGGCCACTGCGGCCAGTGCGAAAACTGCCGCCGCGGCGACTTCGTCAACTGCACCGACCAGGCCTGGACCGGCACCACGACCGACGGCGGCTACGCCGAAGTCGCCTACGCCCGCGCCACCGGGATCGTCCGCATCCCCGACGGCACGCAGGCCCTGGACGTCGCGCCGCTGCTGTGCGCGGGACTCACGGTGTACCGGGCGCTGCTGACCGCCGACGCGCGGCCGGGTGCGCTGGTCGCCGTCCAGGGCATCGGCGGTCTCGGCCACCTCGGCGTCCAGTACGCCAAGACGCTCGGCTACCGCGTCGCGGCCATCGCCCGCGGCGCCGGGAAGGCCGAGCTGGCCGCGGAACTGGGCGCCGACGAGTACATCGACAGCACGGCCGCCGACCCGGGCGAGGCGTTGACGCGACTCGGCGGAGCGGCGGCGATCATCGCGACGGCGGCGAGCGGCGCGTCGATGTCCCCGCTCGTGGCCGGGCTCGGCACCCGCGGCCGGCTGCTCGTCGTCGGCGCGGCCCCCGACCCGATCGAGGTCCGGACGCCCGCGCTGATCTTCGGCACGCGCTCGGTGACCGGTGCCCTCACCGGCACGTCGATCGAGAACGAGGACAGCCTCCGGCTCGCCCACGACCGCGGGATCCGCAGCCGCAACGAGATCATGCCGCTGTCGGAGGCACCGAAGGCGTACGAGCGCATGATGTCCGGCGACGCGCGGTTCCGCGTCGTCCTCGACACCCACGCATGA
- a CDS encoding dihydrolipoyl dehydrogenase family protein, translating to MAHHDFDAIVLGSGAPGEHTAAAIAAGGLRVAIVERELLGGECSYWACIPSKTLLRPGEALAAARDVPGAREAVTGRADAAAALAWRDFMVSSYDDANAEKWARDTGIEVLRGDGRLAGPHTVAVGGKEYTADHIVVATGSAPVIPPVPGLRELPGLWTNREATGAKEIPRRLLVLGAGPTGVELAQAFTRLGADVALVDGADHVLPREPRALGEAVGEALRADGVALHLGQHASAARLDGDEYVLDLPDGTQLRAERLLVATGRRPRVEGIGLETVGVEANPHGIPVDDRMAAGEGLWAVGDVTGQWNLTHVGEYQGRVVAANILGRPAKVNYDAIPRVVFTDPQAAAVGAAEGAFTATVRLSGVARTATYTRAYDTRPGFLTVFSDGERLTGAYAAGPEAGEWLQQATLAIRARVPLAVLLDVVQPFPTFSEAFLHVLRDLDRQVHPSSGAQ from the coding sequence ATGGCTCACCACGATTTCGACGCCATCGTCCTCGGCAGTGGCGCACCGGGCGAACACACCGCGGCCGCCATCGCGGCAGGCGGTCTGCGAGTCGCCATCGTCGAGCGGGAGCTGCTCGGCGGCGAATGCTCCTACTGGGCGTGCATCCCGTCCAAAACCCTGCTGCGGCCCGGTGAAGCGCTCGCGGCGGCCCGCGACGTCCCCGGGGCCCGCGAGGCGGTCACCGGCCGCGCGGACGCCGCCGCGGCGCTCGCCTGGCGCGACTTCATGGTCTCGTCCTACGACGACGCGAACGCCGAGAAGTGGGCTCGCGACACCGGCATCGAGGTGTTGCGCGGCGACGGCAGGCTCGCCGGTCCGCACACCGTCGCCGTCGGCGGGAAGGAGTACACCGCCGACCACATCGTCGTCGCGACCGGCTCCGCCCCCGTCATCCCGCCCGTGCCGGGCCTCCGCGAGCTGCCCGGCCTGTGGACGAACCGGGAAGCGACGGGCGCGAAGGAAATCCCGCGCCGGCTGCTCGTCCTCGGCGCCGGCCCGACCGGGGTCGAGCTGGCCCAGGCGTTCACGCGGCTCGGTGCTGACGTCGCGCTCGTCGACGGCGCCGACCACGTCCTCCCCCGCGAACCCCGGGCGCTCGGCGAGGCCGTCGGAGAAGCTCTGCGCGCCGACGGCGTCGCACTGCACCTCGGGCAGCACGCGAGCGCGGCCCGGCTCGACGGCGACGAGTACGTGCTCGACCTGCCCGACGGCACGCAGCTGCGCGCCGAACGGCTGCTCGTCGCCACCGGACGACGGCCGCGCGTCGAGGGCATCGGCCTGGAGACCGTCGGCGTCGAGGCGAACCCGCACGGCATTCCGGTCGACGACCGGATGGCGGCCGGCGAAGGCCTGTGGGCCGTCGGCGACGTCACCGGGCAGTGGAACCTGACCCACGTCGGCGAGTACCAGGGCCGGGTCGTGGCCGCGAACATCCTCGGCCGGCCCGCGAAAGTGAACTACGACGCCATCCCCCGCGTGGTCTTCACCGACCCGCAGGCCGCGGCCGTCGGCGCCGCCGAAGGCGCGTTCACCGCGACGGTCCGGCTTTCCGGGGTGGCCCGCACGGCCACCTACACCCGTGCCTACGACACGCGGCCCGGGTTCCTCACCGTCTTCTCCGACGGCGAACGGCTCACCGGCGCCTACGCCGCCGGTCCCGAGGCCGGCGAATGGCTCCAGCAGGCGACGCTCGCGATCCGCGCCCGGGTCCCGCTGGCCGTGCTACTCGACGTCGTCCAGCCGTTCCCGACCTTCTCCGAAGCGTTCCTCCACGTCCTGCGCGATCTCGACCGCCAGGTCCACCCTTCGTCAGGAGCACAGTGA